A region from the Desulfoglaeba alkanexedens ALDC genome encodes:
- a CDS encoding cobaltochelatase subunit CobN produces MKSIFKPHSAMRPWPGLAVVCAPALAFLLLTGAAASAQGNTIGFFVGDSDAYTCVQAVKKLDLPQVEIGVFTEEDVADPRMAEFVKRMDIAVVDIMPRQPGEWLLANMAALKPEAIIYAVRHSSHTRDYLDAGFIMDPTVQSYFQFTSVRNLTRLIQFLAKRDLRMAVETSPPDLPPQNALYHPDAPSLFADLESYAAWYRQSGRYQEKGLWDLMIVFPTSPIDSKKEPVDALVRAYEANGINTVVWLRDMEGWDKTLERLISSPPLKGRLGSVTGLTFKFSSTLSADLLPILQKADVPVFNPQMIFFSTGEEWSASSQGISPVGISLQFSVPELSGLVEPTVIGVKERVTTDSLEVNTYRYVPVTPLVEKMARRAARWHRLRQMENKDKKIVLVYYNHGAGKQNIGASYLNVFRSIREIIQAMQREGYRIEGELTEEQVMELLLKSGRNIGSWAPDELDRLLREGNAAFVDMADYRRWLAETPPEFQKKVIEQWGRPEDSNIMVKDGRFVIPCVRLGNLILVPQPVRGWSDDPEKLYHSTVLYPHHQYIAFYLWLQKVVKPDAMISLGTHGTHEWLPGKQAGLSHICPPEVLIGDIPSIYPYIVDDVGEGLQAKRRGRAAIVDHATPPFKKGGIYEEYSNLAALISEYESSASEKIQAARLERIREMTLKLGLDKDLDLKVVDDDALERIEHYLLELKTEMIPYGLHTFGVSCQGEGLEETAAAIASKGGRSVDFYKAQLTECGPSEMANLMRGLRGGYIPPASGNDPIRNPESLPTGKNFYGFDPDKVPSKEAWANGEKAANEVIEAYRRKHEGKFPEQIGVVLWAVETIRDEGINVATALKLLGVRPVWDHRDKVTGVAPIPGSELGRPRIDVLLQMSGLFRDTFPTVALLLDKAVKQAAVLTDVENFIKSHSEEIRRQLTEHGYTAEEAEKLSLVRLFSAPPGAYGTKVDDMTGASGLWEDDQVVAEQGFIDMVSYGYSTEIWGKPLKEVYRGNLKKVDATLHSIGSNLYSTMDNDDMFQYLGGLSMAVRKESGKDPDVYVSMQKTLGQGHVEPLATTIGRELRTRYLNPKWIAGMKEENYAGAREMAEFVENMWGWQVTTPNAIDKAKWEQTYEVYVEDKYGLEIEEFFNRANPWAYQSITARMLEAIRKGYWEADERVKKKLAVEYAVNAVEKGVACCDHTCNNPLLNQMVMNVISLPGVLSPEVVEQFKLAVEQSAGKPLDKLAAEREELLKELQDGLRKAAPSASDPATEATEARTDRAEAARGDVAQAVEGYKMEEMNQKDETTNLPSSGVQWVASLFVLLIIGLFVWGTRRKRRK; encoded by the coding sequence ATGAAATCGATTTTTAAGCCTCACAGTGCAATGCGGCCATGGCCGGGCCTTGCGGTGGTATGCGCCCCGGCTCTGGCGTTCCTGCTTCTGACGGGAGCAGCGGCTTCGGCGCAGGGGAATACCATCGGTTTCTTTGTCGGTGACTCCGACGCCTACACCTGCGTGCAGGCCGTCAAAAAGCTCGACCTGCCGCAGGTGGAGATCGGCGTTTTCACCGAGGAAGACGTCGCCGATCCCCGAATGGCGGAGTTTGTCAAGCGCATGGATATCGCGGTGGTCGACATCATGCCGCGCCAGCCGGGGGAATGGCTCCTGGCCAACATGGCCGCTCTTAAGCCGGAAGCCATAATCTACGCAGTGCGACATTCCAGTCACACCAGGGATTATCTGGACGCCGGCTTTATCATGGACCCCACGGTTCAGAGCTACTTCCAGTTCACCTCGGTCCGGAACCTCACCCGCCTGATCCAATTCTTGGCCAAACGCGATTTAAGGATGGCTGTCGAAACGTCTCCACCGGATCTCCCGCCCCAAAACGCCCTCTACCACCCTGATGCACCCTCGCTCTTCGCGGACCTGGAGTCCTATGCGGCATGGTACCGGCAAAGCGGCCGATATCAGGAGAAGGGTTTATGGGATTTGATGATAGTCTTTCCCACCTCCCCCATTGATTCCAAAAAGGAGCCGGTGGACGCCCTGGTGCGGGCATACGAAGCAAACGGGATCAACACGGTCGTCTGGCTGCGGGATATGGAGGGGTGGGACAAGACCTTAGAGCGCCTGATTTCTTCTCCTCCGCTGAAAGGCCGCTTGGGCTCCGTTACCGGACTGACCTTTAAATTCAGCTCTACGCTCTCCGCCGATTTGCTGCCGATCCTTCAAAAAGCGGACGTTCCGGTCTTCAATCCCCAGATGATTTTCTTTTCCACCGGCGAGGAGTGGTCGGCCTCCAGTCAGGGTATCTCACCCGTGGGGATATCCTTGCAGTTTTCCGTGCCCGAACTTTCCGGTCTGGTGGAGCCGACGGTGATCGGTGTCAAGGAGCGCGTGACAACCGACTCTCTAGAGGTCAACACCTATCGCTACGTGCCGGTGACGCCCCTGGTGGAAAAAATGGCGCGCCGGGCGGCTCGCTGGCACCGATTGCGGCAGATGGAAAACAAGGACAAAAAGATCGTCCTGGTCTATTACAACCACGGGGCCGGCAAACAGAATATCGGCGCAAGCTATCTCAATGTCTTTAGAAGCATCCGCGAAATCATCCAGGCGATGCAACGGGAAGGCTATCGTATTGAGGGTGAGCTCACCGAAGAGCAGGTCATGGAACTGCTGCTCAAATCCGGTCGTAATATCGGTTCCTGGGCCCCGGATGAACTGGACCGCCTGCTTCGGGAGGGAAACGCGGCTTTTGTGGACATGGCCGACTACCGGCGCTGGCTGGCCGAGACCCCGCCCGAATTTCAAAAAAAGGTGATAGAGCAGTGGGGAAGGCCGGAGGATTCCAACATTATGGTCAAAGACGGCCGGTTTGTCATCCCCTGCGTCCGGCTGGGCAACCTGATCCTGGTCCCCCAGCCGGTCCGGGGCTGGAGCGATGATCCTGAAAAACTCTATCACAGCACCGTACTTTATCCCCACCATCAGTACATCGCCTTTTACCTGTGGCTGCAAAAGGTCGTCAAGCCGGACGCCATGATCAGCCTGGGAACCCACGGCACCCACGAATGGCTACCCGGAAAGCAGGCCGGATTGAGCCATATCTGTCCGCCGGAGGTGCTGATCGGCGATATTCCCAGCATCTATCCCTATATCGTAGACGATGTGGGCGAGGGGCTGCAGGCCAAGCGTCGGGGCCGGGCCGCGATCGTCGATCACGCCACGCCGCCGTTTAAAAAAGGCGGTATTTACGAAGAATATTCCAACCTGGCCGCCTTGATCAGCGAATATGAATCCTCTGCTTCGGAAAAGATCCAGGCGGCCAGACTGGAGCGGATTCGGGAGATGACCTTGAAACTCGGCCTGGACAAGGACCTGGATCTTAAGGTGGTGGATGACGACGCCCTGGAAAGAATTGAGCATTACCTGTTGGAACTGAAAACCGAGATGATCCCCTACGGGCTCCACACCTTCGGGGTCTCTTGCCAAGGGGAAGGACTGGAAGAGACCGCCGCGGCCATCGCTTCCAAGGGTGGTCGATCGGTGGACTTCTACAAAGCGCAGCTTACAGAATGCGGGCCGTCGGAGATGGCAAATCTAATGCGCGGCCTGCGCGGCGGATACATTCCCCCGGCATCGGGAAACGACCCTATCCGCAACCCCGAAAGCCTGCCTACCGGCAAAAACTTTTACGGCTTTGATCCGGACAAGGTGCCTTCCAAGGAGGCTTGGGCGAACGGGGAGAAGGCGGCAAACGAAGTGATCGAAGCCTACCGGCGGAAGCATGAGGGCAAATTTCCCGAACAGATCGGCGTGGTGCTATGGGCGGTGGAAACCATCCGGGACGAGGGGATCAATGTGGCTACCGCCTTGAAGCTCTTGGGAGTGCGCCCGGTCTGGGACCACCGCGACAAGGTGACCGGCGTGGCTCCGATTCCCGGAAGCGAGTTGGGACGGCCGCGGATCGATGTCCTCCTTCAGATGTCGGGGCTGTTCCGGGACACGTTCCCAACCGTGGCGCTCCTGCTGGACAAGGCCGTCAAGCAGGCGGCGGTGCTCACCGATGTGGAGAATTTTATAAAAAGCCACAGCGAAGAGATCCGCCGGCAACTGACAGAGCACGGGTACACGGCAGAGGAGGCGGAAAAGCTCTCCCTGGTGCGGCTTTTCAGCGCTCCGCCGGGGGCCTACGGCACCAAGGTCGATGATATGACCGGGGCAAGCGGTCTCTGGGAAGACGACCAGGTGGTGGCCGAGCAGGGCTTTATCGACATGGTTTCCTACGGCTATTCCACGGAGATCTGGGGTAAGCCGCTGAAGGAGGTGTACCGAGGCAACCTCAAAAAGGTGGATGCCACCCTACATTCCATCGGCTCCAATCTCTACTCGACCATGGACAACGACGACATGTTTCAGTACCTGGGCGGGCTTTCCATGGCGGTGCGCAAGGAATCGGGCAAGGACCCGGACGTCTATGTCTCCATGCAGAAAACGCTCGGTCAGGGCCACGTCGAACCGCTTGCTACCACCATCGGGCGGGAATTGCGCACCCGGTATCTGAACCCCAAATGGATTGCCGGGATGAAAGAGGAAAACTACGCCGGCGCCCGGGAGATGGCGGAATTTGTCGAAAACATGTGGGGCTGGCAGGTGACCACGCCCAATGCCATCGACAAAGCCAAGTGGGAACAGACCTATGAGGTCTACGTGGAAGACAAGTACGGTCTTGAGATCGAAGAATTCTTCAACCGGGCAAACCCCTGGGCCTATCAGTCCATCACCGCCCGCATGCTGGAGGCTATCCGCAAGGGCTATTGGGAAGCGGATGAAAGAGTGAAAAAGAAGCTGGCTGTCGAATATGCCGTTAACGCGGTCGAAAAGGGGGTGGCCTGCTGCGATCACACCTGCAACAATCCTCTTTTGAATCAGATGGTGATGAATGTCATTTCTTTGCCCGGCGTACTCTCGCCGGAGGTGGTGGAACAATTCAAGCTGGCCGTGGAACAGTCGGCTGGAAAACCGTTGGATAAACTGGCGGCAGAGCGAGAGGAACTTTTGAAAGAGCTTCAGGATGGATTGCGCAAGGCGGCTCCTAGCGCCTCCGATCCGGCAACGGAAGCAACGGAGGCGCGGACCGACCGGGCCGAGGCCGCCCGCGGAGACGTGGCCCAAGCGGTGGAGGGCTACAAAATGGAAGAGATGAACCAGAAGGATGAGACCACGAATCTGCCCTCTTCGGGCGTTCAATGGGTGGCGTCACTGTTTGTGCTCCTGATTATCGGGTTGTTCGTCTGGGGGACGCGACGTAAACGACGAAAGTAG
- a CDS encoding DUF2162 family putative transporter, giving the protein MEWKSLVLGIAFCVGIFAVKSGVGLSYYMSKTTSSHARAVAWAGFAATYLLVFAACGYTLEKIDLMQHLVAIQEWIQSGMLVHLLMAAMLLLWGLRLLRENGGAAGKSRGWILLTVPCPVCAMVILFSVGFMTAAFQESPLTTAALLYLVFLLINTVTVKIMSATRNRESPESFLGVSMLAIAAYFFLSVTIMPNIADADKIYQMALYPSNAAFEEPRRLLVFVVGMLAAFLSVFGITFLRIRKMA; this is encoded by the coding sequence ATGGAATGGAAGAGCCTAGTGCTGGGAATTGCGTTCTGCGTGGGCATCTTCGCCGTCAAAAGCGGCGTGGGGCTCTCTTACTATATGTCCAAGACCACTTCCTCTCATGCTAGAGCGGTCGCATGGGCGGGGTTTGCCGCGACATATCTCCTGGTTTTCGCGGCTTGTGGCTACACCCTGGAAAAAATCGATCTGATGCAGCACCTGGTTGCCATTCAGGAGTGGATTCAATCGGGTATGCTGGTGCATCTGCTCATGGCCGCAATGCTCCTTCTCTGGGGGCTGCGATTGCTGCGGGAAAACGGAGGCGCTGCCGGTAAAAGCCGCGGATGGATTTTGCTGACCGTCCCTTGCCCGGTCTGCGCCATGGTGATTCTTTTTTCCGTGGGCTTCATGACGGCTGCCTTCCAGGAATCGCCCCTCACAACGGCCGCCTTGCTCTACTTGGTTTTTCTCTTGATCAACACGGTTACCGTAAAGATTATGAGCGCCACACGGAATCGGGAGTCGCCGGAATCGTTTCTGGGGGTGTCCATGTTGGCCATCGCGGCCTATTTTTTCCTTTCCGTAACGATCATGCCCAATATCGCCGACGCGGACAAGATCTACCAAATGGCACTGTATCCTTCGAATGCGGCCTTCGAAGAACCGCGGCGGCTTTTAGTCTTTGTAGTCGGCATGCTGGCCGCGTTTCTGTCCGTCTTCGGCATCACATTTCTTCGGATAAGGAAAATGGCATGA
- a CDS encoding MotA/TolQ/ExbB proton channel family protein has translation MTAIGAFLKTFIYLISASLLYPVLLLLSVLCLYIIVCGGTFFAEWLERTRLHKCPPQDLPDLLANGDPSAVVAHRVNRYIKTLLQVMRRNDGVDAAVENLLQQETLMLWKSIDRLWLLVRVAPALGLLGTLIPMGTGLAALGQGDMTQLSADLVVAFTTTVAGLAVGTAAVVMYTVRRRWIEEDVKNMELATELLTLRTERDKHALFEKTANEAHR, from the coding sequence ATGACAGCAATCGGCGCTTTCCTGAAAACCTTCATTTACCTGATTTCCGCTTCCCTGCTCTACCCGGTGCTGTTGCTCTTGTCGGTTCTCTGTCTGTACATCATCGTCTGTGGCGGAACCTTTTTTGCCGAGTGGTTGGAACGAACCAGGCTCCACAAATGTCCCCCACAGGACCTTCCGGATTTGCTTGCCAACGGTGACCCCTCGGCAGTGGTCGCTCACCGGGTCAATCGATACATTAAAACGCTTTTGCAGGTCATGCGCCGAAATGACGGCGTGGATGCGGCCGTTGAAAACCTCCTTCAGCAGGAGACCCTGATGCTCTGGAAGTCGATCGATCGCCTTTGGCTTCTCGTCCGGGTAGCCCCGGCCTTGGGCCTGCTCGGCACCTTGATTCCCATGGGAACCGGCTTGGCGGCCCTGGGCCAAGGCGATATGACGCAGCTTTCCGCGGACTTGGTGGTCGCGTTCACCACCACTGTTGCCGGTCTCGCCGTCGGGACCGCGGCCGTCGTCATGTACACGGTCCGGCGACGCTGGATCGAGGAAGACGTGAAGAATATGGAACTGGCAACCGAGCTGCTGACATTGCGAACCGAGAGAGACAAACATGCGTTATTTGAAAAAACGGCGAATGAGGCACATCGGTAA
- a CDS encoding DUF2149 domain-containing protein, with amino-acid sequence MTGVANLFDIGLVFIVGLIMALFSVYHLQDLFSETSSFTIVKQKPKTEEMEIITKEGKKIKAIKVTKATVQGRGQRLGTAYKLEDGTMVYVPE; translated from the coding sequence ATGACCGGCGTTGCAAACTTGTTTGACATCGGGTTGGTCTTCATTGTGGGGCTTATCATGGCGCTTTTCAGCGTCTATCATCTTCAGGACCTTTTCAGCGAAACTTCTTCATTTACCATCGTCAAGCAAAAACCGAAAACCGAGGAGATGGAGATCATCACCAAAGAGGGCAAGAAGATCAAAGCCATCAAAGTGACCAAAGCCACGGTTCAAGGCCGGGGCCAACGCCTTGGTACGGCTTACAAACTGGAAGACGGGACCATGGTCTATGTGCCGGAATAG
- a CDS encoding adenosylcobinamide amidohydrolase, with product MKRTMSVFFTLILLLVTLSAGASEEIQLPAELDAKAFIKVAERDGFWEKTLVVTFPEDRRMLSTNDGLIQGRIAVNHSAHPGLFKKVCKEMKTRDEVGGKVYMRGIKKRIAMESGVPEEKIAQLGTAADMKNLAVVTKRYPPFVVTALVTAGARTNALRTGVDEGKHIEGKTGDKEPHGTVNVILLTNAELTDGAMARAIITLTEAKTAAFEDLGVQSSYTESVQATGTGTDNAIVVSGVNGPKVTYTGGHSKIGELIGKAVHEGVMEALQKQNGFKQIKESRQNFTRATAIPGAAIKA from the coding sequence ATGAAACGAACCATGTCGGTATTTTTTACCCTGATCCTGCTCCTTGTCACACTTTCGGCAGGGGCATCAGAGGAGATCCAGCTTCCTGCTGAACTCGATGCCAAAGCCTTCATAAAGGTGGCCGAAAGGGACGGATTTTGGGAAAAGACCCTTGTCGTCACCTTCCCTGAGGATAGACGGATGCTTTCCACGAACGATGGCCTCATCCAGGGCAGGATCGCCGTGAACCATTCCGCCCATCCCGGCCTTTTCAAAAAGGTCTGTAAGGAGATGAAGACCAGGGATGAAGTGGGCGGCAAGGTCTACATGCGCGGGATCAAGAAAAGGATCGCCATGGAAAGCGGGGTGCCGGAAGAAAAGATCGCCCAGCTCGGCACAGCCGCGGACATGAAGAACCTCGCCGTTGTAACGAAGCGGTACCCTCCCTTCGTGGTGACCGCACTGGTGACCGCAGGAGCCAGGACCAACGCCCTCCGCACCGGGGTGGATGAAGGAAAGCACATCGAGGGGAAAACAGGAGATAAAGAACCCCACGGAACAGTCAACGTCATCCTCCTGACCAATGCCGAGCTTACGGACGGGGCCATGGCGCGGGCGATCATCACGCTCACCGAGGCAAAGACCGCGGCCTTCGAGGATCTCGGCGTCCAGAGTTCCTACACGGAATCGGTCCAGGCGACCGGAACAGGCACGGACAACGCGATTGTGGTCTCAGGCGTCAACGGGCCGAAGGTCACCTACACAGGCGGACACAGCAAGATCGGGGAGCTCATTGGCAAGGCCGTCCATGAAGGGGTCATGGAGGCGCTGCAAAAACAAAACGGTTTCAAGCAGATAAAAGAATCACGTCAAAACTTCACCAGGGCAACAGCAATTCCCGGAGCTGCTATAAAGGCTTGA